From a region of the Plectropomus leopardus isolate mb unplaced genomic scaffold, YSFRI_Pleo_2.0 unplaced_scaffold12333, whole genome shotgun sequence genome:
- the LOC121963738 gene encoding bcl-2-like protein 1: protein MSQNRELVVFYINYKLSQRNYPLNHMGLIEPTNRTDGGEEGLGEEQRVATHPNGTFNGMSPGTPPASPLRQQQLPSTTSLDAVKEALRDSANEFELRYARAFSDLHHQLHITPATAYQSFENVMDEVFRDGVNWGRIVGLFAFGGALCVECVEKEMSPLVGRIIEWMTVYLDNHIQPWIQSQGGW, encoded by the coding sequence atgtctcaaaacagAGAACTGGTGGTTTTCTACATAAACTATAAACTCTCCCAGAGAAACTATCCTCTCAACCACATGGGACTCATAGAGCCTACAAACAGGACTGACGGGGGGGAGGAAGGGTTGGGCGAGGAGCAGCGGGTAGCGACGCACCCCAATGGGACTTTTAACGGTATGAGTCCCGGGACCCCGCCGGCATCCCCGCTGCGGCAGCAACAGTTGCCGTCGACGACGAGCCTGGACGCGGTGAAAGAGGCGCTCCGGGACTCGGCCAACGAGTTCGAGCTGCGGTACGCCCGCGCCTTCAGCGATCTGCACCACCAGCTGCACATCACGCCGGCCACGGCCTACCAGAGCTTCGAGAACGTGATGGATGAGGTGTTCCGGGACGGAGTCAACTGGGGGCGCATCGTGGGGCTTTTCGCTTTTGGCGGGGCGCTGTGCGTGGAGTGCGTGGAGAAAGAGATGAGTCCGCTGGTGGGCAGGATCATAGAGTGGATGACGGTGTACCTGGACAACCACATTCAGCCCTGGATCCAGAGCCAAGGAGGATGG